The following proteins are encoded in a genomic region of Chloroflexota bacterium:
- a CDS encoding TetR/AcrR family transcriptional regulator has protein sequence MSQTRRERQRAATTDEIKQIARQHMAERGAASLSLRAIAREMGMTSPALYRYFASRDELVTALIVDAYHSLATALQVARDAQPEGDHAARVLQTAHAYRNWALAHPADYQLIFGTPIPGYHAPPEITDPAAAQSMIVFISVLDAIDRAGQLRVPEPAPELMAQLQPWIDKFGYTGSPAVVHFALAGWARIHGLVSLEQFGHLCADPEEGDAEALFETEIRAMMRRMGIAGGK, from the coding sequence GTGTCTCAGACCCGAAGAGAGCGCCAACGCGCCGCCACCACCGACGAGATCAAGCAGATCGCCCGCCAGCATATGGCCGAGAGGGGGGCGGCTTCTCTTTCCCTGCGTGCCATCGCCCGTGAAATGGGCATGACCAGTCCTGCGCTCTATCGCTATTTCGCCAGCCGCGATGAGCTGGTCACGGCCCTGATTGTGGATGCGTATCATTCCCTGGCCACAGCCCTGCAAGTAGCCCGGGATGCTCAGCCGGAGGGCGACCATGCTGCGCGGGTGTTGCAAACTGCCCACGCCTACCGCAACTGGGCGTTGGCGCATCCCGCCGATTATCAGCTTATCTTCGGCACGCCCATCCCCGGCTACCATGCTCCGCCGGAGATCACCGACCCGGCCGCGGCGCAAAGCATGATAGTCTTCATCAGTGTGCTGGATGCCATCGACCGGGCCGGACAACTGCGGGTGCCCGAACCGGCGCCGGAGCTGATGGCGCAATTGCAGCCGTGGATCGACAAATTCGGCTACACAGGATCACCGGCAGTCGTTCATTTCGCCCTGGCCGGCTGGGCCCGGATCCACGGCCTGGTCTCGCTGGAACAGTTCGGACATCTGTGCGCCGATCCGGAAGAGGGGGACGCCGAAGCGCTGTTCGAGACAGAGATCAGGGCGATGATGAGGCGGATGGGGATCGCAGGTGGCAAGTAG
- a CDS encoding type II toxin-antitoxin system PemK/MazF family toxin — MIVKRYDIYLANLDPTIGSEIRKTRPVVIVSDDMMNKYLETVVACPLTTKLHSAWRSRIQTTCQGEDAEIAVDQIRALSKLRLIKKLDRLSQTDIRLLRQLITEMYGE, encoded by the coding sequence ATGATAGTCAAAAGATATGACATCTACTTAGCCAATCTTGATCCGACGATAGGTTCCGAAATCAGGAAGACGCGGCCGGTGGTGATTGTCAGCGATGACATGATGAATAAGTATCTTGAAACGGTCGTTGCCTGTCCGTTGACGACAAAACTGCATTCCGCGTGGCGCAGTCGTATTCAAACCACGTGCCAGGGAGAAGACGCCGAAATTGCTGTTGACCAAATCCGTGCGCTTTCAAAATTACGGTTAATCAAGAAATTGGATCGTCTGTCGCAAACAGACATCAGGCTTTTACGTCAGCTCATCACAGAAATGTACGGGGAATGA
- a CDS encoding ATP-binding protein, translating into MSSGSPVRTFFEALLLGITLLILLVQLGTDLPAMRYLSSVVSITLVCAMACALRLTVPAGSWRRQLIYEFVAGLIAVLLIAWLLFRFIHLLAPEAQLEQMLSGDVASTYATMVRVGPVIVLFIFIMLRILKHAWRSWEQMRRKHLIWQIAHGQLLMVVLVVALAGVGTIVTASLGEPGPLLVSLFNVLAGVMTYASGLSVVLLLFILAPASILAYFVSRRITRRLQRLTKATGALRAGDYRVRVQVTGEDEVAQLQSDFNAMADDLERALRELQAERDAVAALLESRRELFASVSHDLRTPVATLRGTIESALERETAALSPVLRQDMEIMDGEVIHLQRLIDDLFTVARTELDRLGFQMQPTEILPLLQRVVKSASPIAWRKGKVQMVADLPPQLPLVKVDKIRLEQIVNNLLQNALRHTPPGGIVVVSARTEPRAVVIQVKDTGEGIVAEDLSHIWERYYRVDETRAERRGGTGLGLALVKELTEAMGGTVSVESQVGKGSCFTIWFPCAD; encoded by the coding sequence ATGTCAAGCGGCAGCCCCGTACGCACATTCTTTGAGGCCCTGCTGTTGGGAATCACCTTGCTGATTTTGTTGGTGCAGCTTGGAACCGACCTCCCTGCAATGAGATATCTGAGCAGTGTTGTTTCCATCACCCTGGTTTGTGCAATGGCTTGTGCGCTTCGGTTGACTGTTCCGGCCGGTTCGTGGCGCAGACAGCTCATCTACGAGTTCGTCGCCGGGCTAATAGCCGTCCTGCTGATAGCCTGGCTGCTCTTCCGGTTTATTCATCTCCTGGCCCCAGAGGCCCAGCTCGAACAGATGTTGTCGGGTGACGTTGCATCGACGTATGCAACGATGGTGCGTGTCGGGCCTGTCATCGTCTTGTTCATATTCATCATGCTTCGCATCTTGAAGCACGCCTGGCGTTCTTGGGAGCAGATGCGACGAAAACACCTGATCTGGCAAATAGCACACGGGCAGCTCTTGATGGTTGTTCTGGTCGTAGCGCTCGCGGGGGTTGGCACGATTGTCACGGCATCTTTGGGGGAACCCGGCCCTTTGCTCGTCTCCCTTTTCAATGTACTTGCAGGTGTTATGACCTACGCGAGTGGGTTGTCCGTCGTTCTTTTGCTGTTCATTTTGGCTCCAGCATCCATCCTGGCGTACTTTGTTTCACGCCGCATCACGCGCCGCTTGCAGCGTTTGACCAAAGCGACCGGCGCGCTGCGGGCGGGCGATTACCGGGTGCGCGTACAAGTGACAGGTGAAGACGAGGTGGCCCAGCTTCAATCGGATTTCAACGCCATGGCGGATGATCTCGAACGTGCGTTGCGCGAGTTGCAGGCCGAGCGCGATGCGGTCGCCGCGCTCCTCGAGTCGCGCCGCGAGCTGTTTGCCAGTGTTTCTCATGATCTGCGGACGCCGGTGGCGACTCTGCGGGGGACCATCGAATCAGCCCTTGAGCGCGAGACCGCTGCTCTGTCGCCTGTTTTGCGGCAGGATATGGAGATCATGGACGGCGAGGTAATCCACCTGCAGCGTTTGATTGACGACCTGTTCACGGTAGCGCGCACCGAGTTGGACAGGTTAGGATTCCAGATGCAGCCCACCGAGATCCTCCCCTTGTTGCAACGCGTCGTGAAAAGCGCATCGCCCATCGCCTGGCGAAAAGGCAAAGTTCAGATGGTCGCCGATCTCCCGCCCCAATTGCCCCTTGTCAAAGTAGACAAGATTCGGTTGGAACAGATTGTGAACAACTTGCTGCAGAACGCTCTCCGCCACACACCGCCGGGCGGAATCGTCGTCGTATCGGCTCGTACCGAACCGCGCGCGGTTGTCATCCAGGTCAAGGATACCGGCGAGGGCATTGTGGCCGAAGACCTTTCCCACATCTGGGAACGTTACTACCGCGTCGATGAGACTCGCGCAGAACGCAGAGGCGGGACCGGGTTGGGGCTGGCGCTGGTTAAAGAACTGACCGAGGCGATGGGGGGGACGGTTTCAGTCGAGAGCCAAGTCGGCAAGGGAAGCTGTTTCACGATATGGTTCCCTTGCGCCGATTAA
- a CDS encoding carboxymuconolactone decarboxylase family protein, with protein MEPFRRRTYTLKTLWQDFRATMSRRAAIRQAMRGGRVPEIFRERLMLVVTEVNGCRYCRTFHNREALKAGLSQDELHAFSQGLIPEDAPEEQHAALLYARYWAENDARPDPEATRQLVGRYGQETAEDILTVLGMIRMGNLLGNTWDYLLYRLSFGRLGLLESEAGDSV; from the coding sequence GTGGAACCTTTTCGGCGGCGCACCTATACCCTGAAAACCTTGTGGCAAGACTTCCGCGCTACCATGAGCCGGCGTGCTGCCATCCGCCAGGCCATGCGGGGGGGACGGGTCCCCGAGATCTTCCGCGAGCGGCTGATGCTGGTGGTCACCGAAGTGAACGGCTGCCGCTATTGCCGGACGTTTCACAACCGGGAAGCCCTGAAGGCGGGACTTTCGCAGGATGAGCTGCACGCCTTTTCCCAGGGTCTCATCCCCGAAGATGCGCCGGAAGAGCAACACGCTGCATTGCTCTATGCTCGCTACTGGGCGGAAAATGACGCCCGGCCTGATCCTGAAGCTACCCGCCAACTGGTCGGGCGTTATGGCCAGGAAACGGCTGAAGACATCCTCACGGTCCTGGGCATGATCCGCATGGGCAATCTTCTGGGCAATACCTGGGACTATCTGCTGTACCGGCTTTCTTTCGGCAGGCTTGGTTTGCTGGAAAGCGAGGCTGGCGATAGCGTCTAG
- a CDS encoding nitroreductase family protein, with translation MQYNKPVTDLIKQCFSCRSYLKTPIEEEKRQQLEDFLSATQTGPFSNRVRFKLVAATPQDSKAQKGLGTYGFIRNPRGFIISAVEDTDKGLEDLGYAMERIVLFATDLGLGTCWLGGTFTKGRFAQKISARDGELIPIVTSIGYAAGGSENGLVRQFVGGAHRKPWDKLFFDRQFGAPISRDAAGAYDVPLEMVRLGPSASNKQPWRIVKDGSAWHFYLQRTPGYRSGLGLRFVKGDDLQRIDMGIAMSHFELTANELGLLGEWRVREPSIEKPDELAEYTASWVRE, from the coding sequence ATGCAATATAACAAACCCGTCACAGACCTCATCAAACAATGCTTTTCCTGCCGGAGTTATCTCAAAACTCCCATCGAAGAAGAAAAGCGACAACAGTTGGAAGACTTTTTATCCGCCACCCAAACAGGGCCTTTTAGTAACCGAGTGCGATTCAAACTCGTCGCTGCGACGCCCCAAGACTCAAAAGCCCAGAAAGGGTTGGGGACGTATGGCTTTATCAGAAATCCCAGGGGCTTCATCATCAGCGCGGTGGAAGACACCGACAAAGGACTGGAGGATTTGGGCTATGCGATGGAGCGCATCGTCCTGTTCGCAACAGACCTGGGCCTGGGCACATGCTGGCTGGGAGGGACTTTCACCAAGGGCAGGTTTGCCCAAAAAATCTCGGCCAGGGACGGAGAATTGATACCAATCGTCACGTCTATTGGCTACGCGGCAGGTGGTTCTGAAAATGGCTTGGTTCGCCAATTTGTCGGTGGCGCTCACAGAAAACCGTGGGACAAGCTGTTCTTTGACCGGCAATTCGGCGCTCCGATTTCGCGTGACGCGGCCGGCGCGTATGACGTGCCGCTGGAAATGGTGCGTTTGGGGCCGTCCGCCTCCAACAAGCAGCCGTGGCGGATCGTCAAGGATGGCAGCGCCTGGCATTTTTATCTTCAGCGAACTCCCGGATATCGGTCTGGATTAGGTTTGAGATTTGTAAAAGGCGATGATCTGCAACGCATCGATATGGGCATCGCCATGAGCCACTTTGAACTCACGGCCAACGAGTTGGGATTGCTGGGCGAGTGGCGAGTCAGAGAACCCAGCATTGAAAAGCCTGACGAACTGGCCGAGTACACGGCTAGTTGGGTGAGGGAATGA
- a CDS encoding radical SAM protein, with amino-acid sequence MTVREIQARVLLSPVKQPDTWFGLKYNMNLYRGCQHGCIYCDSRSECYGINDFDGEVLVKANAVDLLRQELARKRVKGYIGSGSMNDPYMPVERKLGLTGRALEVVAEFAFPIHILTKSDLVLRDLDTLEAINRTSAVVSFTITTPDDGLARQVEPGAPSPTARFRAMATLAERGIRTGVVLMPVLPFLQDDPDSIAQIVIRAHESGASHVIPSFGMTLRDRQREHFYGELDRRFPGLSRRYRRAFGDSYFAPVDRIGELETVLDDLITRFGLLRRVPPYRPVDAQQLSLF; translated from the coding sequence GTGACCGTTCGCGAGATTCAAGCCAGGGTTCTACTTTCACCGGTGAAACAGCCCGATACCTGGTTTGGCCTGAAATACAATATGAACCTCTACCGTGGCTGCCAGCATGGGTGCATCTACTGTGACTCCCGCAGCGAGTGTTACGGCATCAACGATTTCGATGGCGAGGTACTGGTCAAGGCCAACGCCGTGGACTTGTTACGCCAGGAGCTTGCCCGTAAACGGGTAAAGGGCTACATTGGTTCCGGCTCGATGAACGATCCCTATATGCCAGTGGAACGAAAGCTGGGTTTAACCGGTCGTGCCCTGGAGGTGGTTGCCGAATTCGCCTTTCCAATCCACATATTGACCAAGAGCGACCTGGTACTGCGCGACCTGGACACCCTGGAGGCCATCAATCGCACCAGTGCTGTGGTCAGCTTCACCATCACTACGCCTGATGATGGGTTGGCCCGGCAGGTCGAGCCGGGGGCACCTTCACCAACAGCCCGGTTTCGCGCCATGGCCACGTTGGCAGAGCGGGGCATTCGCACCGGAGTCGTGCTAATGCCGGTACTGCCCTTTCTGCAGGACGATCCGGACAGCATTGCCCAGATCGTGATCCGGGCCCACGAGAGCGGGGCCAGCCATGTGATTCCTTCGTTCGGCATGACCTTGCGGGACCGGCAGCGGGAACACTTCTATGGCGAGCTGGACCGGCGGTTTCCTGGACTCAGCCGGCGATACCGGCGGGCGTTTGGAGATAGTTACTTCGCCCCGGTGGATCGAATCGGCGAGCTGGAAACTGTACTTGACGACCTGATAACACGTTTTGGTCTGCTGCGTCGTGTTCCTCCCTATCGCCCCGTCGACGCACAGCAGCTGTCTCTTTTTTGA
- a CDS encoding NAD-dependent epimerase/dehydratase family protein: MTKLNLVTGANGHLGNNLVRALLASGQAVRASVRNPNNRIPFEGLDCEIVQADLMDKDSLLRALEGVDTLYQVAAVFKNWARDPQKEIIEPNLQGTRNVLEAAAEQGVCRVVYVSSTVTLPHISGAVDETQWNSDFHDNPYYQSKAESEQLAWKLAEERELAMVSVLPCGIVGPNSFNPTPTMALRRRALHNEIFIDVNFYFNLVDVRDVATGMIAAAEKGRADERYMLATENSVSTRRIIRTGSGVQPQCQDSAPRPPPGVDDDRGFDGTRQQIHGQRTNDDAQSGGTVLRCEIADEYLESSHRIGFLPPRRGDSNPGEF, translated from the coding sequence ATGACCAAACTCAACCTCGTCACCGGCGCGAACGGCCACCTCGGCAATAACCTCGTGCGCGCCTTGCTTGCCAGCGGGCAGGCGGTACGCGCGAGCGTGCGCAACCCAAACAACCGCATCCCCTTCGAGGGCCTGGACTGCGAAATCGTGCAGGCCGATCTGATGGATAAAGACTCGCTGCTGCGTGCGCTGGAGGGCGTGGACACGCTCTACCAGGTGGCGGCTGTCTTCAAAAATTGGGCGCGCGACCCGCAGAAAGAGATCATCGAGCCGAATTTGCAGGGCACGCGCAATGTGCTGGAGGCTGCGGCTGAGCAAGGCGTGTGCCGAGTGGTGTACGTTAGCTCCACCGTCACCTTGCCCCACATCTCAGGAGCCGTTGACGAGACACAGTGGAATAGCGACTTCCACGACAATCCGTACTACCAGTCAAAGGCCGAGTCCGAGCAACTGGCCTGGAAACTGGCCGAGGAGCGGGAGCTTGCAATGGTTTCTGTTTTGCCCTGTGGGATCGTCGGCCCCAATAGTTTCAACCCCACACCGACAATGGCTCTGCGGCGGCGGGCATTGCACAACGAGATCTTTATCGATGTCAACTTCTACTTCAACCTTGTGGATGTTCGGGATGTGGCAACAGGTATGATTGCCGCCGCCGAAAAAGGACGCGCCGATGAACGGTATATGCTCGCCACGGAAAATTCGGTAAGCACCAGGCGCATCATTAGAACTGGCTCAGGAGTTCAACCCCAGTGTCAAGATTCCGCGCCGCGCCCCCCGCCGGGCGTTGATGATGATCGCGGCTTTGATGGAACTCGGCAGCAAATTCACGGGCAAAGAACCAATGATGATGCGCAATCAGGTGGAACTGTACTACGATGCGAAATTGCAGATGAATATCTCGAAAGCTCGCACCGAATTGGGTTTCTCCCCCCGCGACGCGGAGACAGCAATCCGGGAGAGTTTTGA
- a CDS encoding AbrB/MazE/SpoVT family DNA-binding domain-containing protein gives MVREAQLIKIGNSQGIRLPKWMVSKYGFGKKILLEEVSDGILIRAIDSDKLSWEDTYKAMSEAQEAWSDWQDVDMELDAHL, from the coding sequence ATGGTAAGAGAAGCACAATTGATCAAAATAGGAAATTCACAGGGAATAAGATTGCCAAAGTGGATGGTTTCGAAATATGGTTTTGGAAAAAAAATCCTTTTGGAGGAAGTTTCGGACGGTATTTTGATCCGCGCTATCGACAGCGATAAACTCAGTTGGGAAGACACCTACAAGGCAATGTCTGAGGCGCAAGAAGCGTGGTCGGATTGGCAAGATGTGGACATGGAGCTGGACGCACATTTATGA
- a CDS encoding sugar kinase: protein MNKLYDIIVAGEINPDLILSDPDLEPRFGQHETLVENATLTVGSSAAIFACGAARLGLTVGIIGVVGEDLFGRFMLDSLTERGVDVSNVIVDPEQKTGLSVILSRGTDRAILTQVGAIDALRAEQIPSELLKKARHLHVTSYFLQTALQPDLPDLFARARLLGLSTSLDTNWDPDERWTGVESVLEHTTVFLPNEMEVLSLTGLADVREAAQYLATKAGVVAVKLGEQGAIACCQSEFVQAPSLPVSVADTVGAGDSFDAGFLYGILHGWEMERSLRLGVVCGSLSTVQHGGITGQPTLEQALATLENTYWS, encoded by the coding sequence ATGAACAAACTGTACGATATCATCGTCGCCGGGGAAATAAATCCCGACCTGATTCTCTCCGATCCCGATCTGGAACCTCGCTTCGGACAACATGAAACCCTGGTCGAAAACGCCACCTTGACCGTGGGCTCATCGGCGGCGATTTTCGCCTGTGGCGCGGCTCGATTGGGCCTCACGGTGGGAATCATCGGCGTGGTCGGGGAAGATCTCTTTGGCCGCTTCATGCTCGATTCCCTGACAGAACGCGGGGTCGATGTTTCGAATGTCATCGTTGACCCTGAGCAGAAGACCGGGCTCAGCGTCATTCTCAGCCGGGGAACTGACCGGGCCATTCTTACCCAGGTTGGCGCTATCGACGCCCTGCGCGCCGAACAAATCCCCTCCGAATTGCTGAAAAAAGCGCGCCACCTCCATGTCACCAGCTACTTCCTGCAAACCGCTCTGCAACCAGACCTGCCCGACCTGTTCGCCCGCGCCCGGCTGCTGGGACTCAGCACCTCCCTCGACACCAACTGGGACCCCGACGAACGCTGGACTGGCGTTGAATCAGTGCTGGAGCACACGACGGTTTTCCTGCCCAACGAGATGGAAGTGTTATCGCTGACAGGGTTGGCCGATGTTCGGGAAGCCGCCCAATATCTGGCAACAAAAGCCGGGGTCGTGGCGGTAAAACTGGGCGAACAGGGTGCCATTGCCTGCTGCCAAAGCGAGTTTGTCCAGGCGCCATCCTTACCTGTGTCCGTCGCCGATACCGTTGGCGCCGGCGATTCTTTCGACGCCGGGTTTCTTTACGGTATACTCCATGGATGGGAGATGGAGAGGTCGCTGCGTTTGGGTGTCGTCTGTGGCTCCCTTTCGACAGTACAACATGGCGGCATCACCGGTCAGCCCACGCTGGAGCAAGCGCTTGCCACCCTGGAAAACACTTATTGGAGTTGA
- a CDS encoding type II toxin-antitoxin system prevent-host-death family antitoxin produces the protein MISIGISEFRANMNHFLSKVQKGEIILLTSRSAEVAKLVPPDYAQSVARKELEALRQTAVVGDVLSPLDEHWNASS, from the coding sequence ATGATCAGCATCGGTATTAGCGAGTTTCGAGCCAATATGAATCACTTCCTGTCTAAAGTGCAAAAGGGCGAAATCATTCTCCTCACATCCCGCAGCGCCGAAGTGGCGAAACTGGTTCCGCCTGATTACGCCCAATCGGTCGCACGCAAGGAACTGGAAGCGCTTCGCCAGACGGCTGTGGTCGGGGACGTATTGTCGCCGCTGGATGAGCATTGGAACGCATCTTCGTGA
- a CDS encoding response regulator transcription factor: MATLLLVEDESNLARVIIRELERAGYEVLHAGDGLTALQLHASQQPDAIILDWMLPQLDGLEVLRRIRQTAATPVLMLTARDDVVDRVVGLEVGADDYLTKPFSMRELVARVRALLRRSELIRQMLQADRDGPLTPISRGPLLLDPAAHLVSLDGEPIELSRTEFNLLHLLLRNPGRAFSRTFLLDTVWGESYFGGDRSVDNAILRLRKKLGSLGEAIETVWGVGYRWRRE; the protein is encoded by the coding sequence TTGGCAACGCTCCTATTGGTTGAGGATGAGTCTAATCTGGCACGAGTCATCATACGCGAGCTTGAAAGAGCTGGTTATGAGGTCCTGCACGCCGGCGACGGGTTAACTGCCTTGCAACTGCACGCCAGCCAGCAGCCTGACGCAATCATCCTGGACTGGATGTTGCCCCAATTGGATGGGCTGGAAGTCTTGCGTCGAATCCGTCAGACCGCGGCAACGCCTGTGCTGATGCTGACGGCGCGAGATGATGTGGTCGACCGAGTGGTAGGGCTGGAGGTCGGCGCAGACGATTACCTGACCAAGCCTTTCAGTATGCGCGAGTTGGTGGCGCGGGTGCGGGCTCTGCTCCGGCGGTCCGAACTCATCCGGCAAATGTTGCAGGCAGATCGTGACGGGCCTCTCACTCCAATCAGCCGGGGCCCGCTCCTGCTCGACCCCGCAGCACACCTGGTAAGTTTGGACGGTGAGCCCATTGAACTGAGCCGGACAGAGTTCAATCTGTTGCATTTGTTGTTGCGCAATCCCGGCCGCGCCTTTAGCCGAACTTTTTTGCTCGATACGGTTTGGGGCGAGAGCTATTTTGGCGGCGACCGTTCGGTGGACAACGCCATCCTGCGACTGCGCAAGAAACTGGGGTCGCTGGGCGAAGCGATCGAGACGGTGTGGGGAGTTGGCTACCGATGGCGACGAGAATAG
- a CDS encoding D-tagatose-bisphosphate aldolase, class II, non-catalytic subunit, translating to MSSYLDNIVAAQKAGGSIGIPSICSAHPFVVAAALHHARASDAPVLIESTCNQVNQFGGYTGMTPRDFVAYVYGMADDAGLSHDRIIIGGDHLGPNPWQDEPAVQAMDEARDLVRDCVLAGYEKIHLDASMKLADDDSSEPLSKQIAAARAADMAQVAEEAFRQSAGAGAPRYVIGTEVPIPGGAQEEEGSIRVTQPDDVAETIEITRAAFLARGLEDAWQRVIAVVVQPGVEFGDSSIYDYERMAASPLVGFIEAEPLLVYEAHSTDYQTPAALRQMVEDHFAILKVGPGLTFAFRERVFALAMIEEELLAGEKDVTLSDIRETLDEAMLADSIYWRKHYRGSPREQYFARRYSLSDRSRYYWPVPAVQAALAQLLANLEAHPIPLSLLSQYLPCQYEDVRNHLLDNSPRELILDKIRRVLADYSSASGISVSAPVSAASRARASAN from the coding sequence ATGAGCTCGTATTTGGATAACATAGTGGCGGCGCAGAAAGCTGGCGGGTCCATCGGCATCCCCTCCATCTGTTCCGCCCACCCTTTTGTCGTTGCAGCCGCCCTGCACCATGCACGGGCCAGCGATGCGCCGGTGCTGATTGAATCCACCTGCAACCAGGTGAACCAGTTCGGCGGTTATACCGGCATGACGCCCCGCGATTTCGTGGCCTATGTTTACGGCATGGCTGACGACGCCGGGCTTTCCCACGACCGCATCATCATCGGCGGCGACCACCTGGGCCCGAACCCCTGGCAGGATGAGCCCGCTGTGCAGGCCATGGATGAAGCGAGAGACCTGGTGCGGGACTGCGTGCTGGCGGGATACGAAAAGATCCATCTGGACGCCAGTATGAAACTGGCCGACGACGATTCCAGCGAGCCCCTGTCCAAACAGATTGCCGCGGCGCGAGCGGCTGACATGGCCCAGGTGGCGGAGGAAGCGTTCAGGCAATCAGCAGGTGCTGGAGCCCCGCGCTACGTCATCGGCACGGAGGTGCCCATCCCTGGTGGTGCGCAGGAGGAGGAAGGTAGCATCCGAGTCACCCAACCTGACGACGTGGCCGAGACCATCGAAATCACCCGAGCGGCGTTCCTGGCCCGGGGGTTGGAGGATGCCTGGCAGCGGGTCATCGCCGTGGTGGTGCAGCCGGGCGTGGAGTTTGGAGACAGCAGCATCTACGACTATGAGCGGATGGCGGCCTCGCCCCTGGTCGGTTTTATCGAGGCCGAGCCGCTCCTGGTCTACGAGGCCCATTCCACCGACTACCAGACGCCGGCAGCGTTGCGGCAGATGGTCGAGGACCATTTTGCCATCCTGAAAGTGGGCCCCGGTCTCACATTCGCTTTCCGCGAGAGGGTGTTCGCCCTGGCGATGATAGAGGAGGAGTTGCTGGCAGGTGAGAAGGACGTGACGCTTTCTGATATCCGTGAGACTTTGGATGAAGCGATGCTGGCGGATTCGATCTATTGGCGAAAACACTATCGGGGCTCGCCCCGGGAACAGTATTTCGCCCGCAGGTATAGCCTCAGCGATCGTTCGCGTTACTACTGGCCCGTTCCTGCGGTGCAGGCGGCGCTGGCGCAATTGCTGGCCAACCTGGAAGCGCATCCCATCCCGTTGTCATTGCTCAGCCAGTATTTGCCTTGCCAATACGAGGATGTGCGCAACCATCTGCTGGACAACTCTCCTCGGGAACTCATCCTCGACAAAATCCGCCGGGTGCTGGCCGATTATTCATCTGCCAGTGGAATTTCGGTTTCTGCCCCGGTCTCTGCCGCCAGCCGCGCTCGCGCCTCGGCCAACTGA
- a CDS encoding type II toxin-antitoxin system VapC family toxin, translating to MERIFVILLDTHVIIWDALAPERLSKHAQQAILQANESGGILVCDISLWEIAMLIKKGRVQVDVDCQSFINLVIEANRIVVQQITPQIATLAVELPDVINQDPADRLIAATALAEDSPLLTADRNLLAAAQIPTIW from the coding sequence TTGGAACGCATCTTCGTGATCCTCCTGGACACCCACGTCATCATCTGGGACGCCCTGGCTCCTGAACGACTGTCGAAGCATGCGCAGCAGGCCATCCTCCAGGCCAACGAGAGTGGTGGCATCCTGGTTTGTGATATCTCCCTGTGGGAGATCGCCATGTTGATCAAAAAGGGCCGTGTCCAGGTGGATGTTGATTGCCAGAGCTTTATCAACCTGGTGATAGAGGCGAACAGAATCGTGGTGCAGCAGATCACGCCGCAGATTGCCACATTGGCGGTGGAATTGCCTGACGTCATCAACCAGGATCCGGCGGATCGGCTGATTGCCGCAACGGCGTTGGCCGAAGACTCACCGTTGCTGACGGCAGACCGCAACCTGCTGGCGGCTGCGCAAATCCCTACAATCTGGTGA